The genomic segment tttttttttttttacttttttgctgTTATTGTTTGTGTTAGTTTGTCACTGTTTATTCCATTTTGTGCTCATGTTTTGATCATGTATGTATTCCATTCTCAAGGCTTTTTTTATCCTTTCATCATGCTGTTGTATCAGTTTTGTACAATGCCTTGCTTCTAATAATAAGTCAATTTCAAACGCCTTCAAAACTCAGGAAATACTATATTATGGAGTCTTTCAAGGTCCCATCATCCCCTGCGGTGCTTGGAGTGGTTCCGGTGTCAGGGGCTCAGCACTCTCCTAGACTCGGcactccccctgccttcactgcacatgcagcaTGGCGGAGTGCTGGCAGTGATTTAACAGATTCTTTCTCCTCTAAACTGGCCTGTTTCTTTTTAACACTGACTTTAGAATGTTAGAGGTTTGAtgttgtcatctgatagttaataatcacattattccgtttgattgctttgggtgtagagagtcagactgagATTGAGAGTGTGAGATGTGCTGCTGTCACGCTATGATCACTCTCCCGtcctttatgtggaaatgattattgtacaaaaacttcagatatctgtcgctgagatagatgatgactggagtgcagttttaagcagaaacaaggtgataatcggtgaatcactgaCACTCTGAAAAGACGCATGCACAGCgaaggtgcagtgaaggcagggggagtgctgagctcctcacaccggTGTCACGGCCTCATCGGTCCCCTTGTCTGATTAgttcccctgccttcactgcacatgcctcATTTTGGAGGGGAATGATTAGTCGAAACGCAATGCAGTCTAATTGGTCCCCCAGTATTATAAATTGAGGGACCCAATATGTAATTGGTTGTGTAGAATATAATAAACCCAATATATATTGGTCAAGTTATTGTaataataaagcaaaataaacaaactgGTAGGTGCTATTGCACTACTCGCcatagtgtttttgttttttttgtagtctACTTGTAATTTCTGAATTATCTTTAAGGGTATATTTATTACAGATTGGCACAAGCTACTCTGAACAGTCCCCCTCATGTATATGATGATCAGTTCATCCTGTTATGCTGTTTTCATCACTTCATCATGGCATCTGCGTTCACTATTGCTGCGGGCAGCACTACGTCATAGCCCAGTGGTCACTTGACCACAAACTGTGCTGGTGAAAATGATTCATCATGTTCACCAGCGTCCATGTTGATTTACCATGTTAGAGTAGCAAATTTTCGTCAGCTTATTATCAAAGTTTTAGCAGCTACTGCAGCGTGTGTGTAAACGGCAAAAGTCTGTTTGCACTGGCCCTTCAGGTCGCTGCATTACAAACAACCTGCATGTCAAGTTCCCCTATGTCCACCCCCCACTTATATACCTAGAGCGAGATCATAAGAATGTTATTACTTCGGCAGCAAAACAAGAAGTGAACGCCAAGGGGACTGATTTTACTGGAGGTAAACGCTGCACATCACCAATTTGTTGCACACTTTGTGATAGGGACTGATCAGATGGGGGACTGTTCAGACCGCGACACTGGTTCAACTCGCaggtttagtgcagcagataactgaagcaattgttcaaatggtgaaacaagcaccaaatttggcacaaatactccttaaacattagtcttttgaaaaaacccgcttgccacttgaattttcaaaaggcagccaAGTAGGGATCAGTTGaggatttacacaggggtcaaaaacagaaaatgctctcatcatattgaaacctataccacattatttgtctgatcatagcaattccaaaatggtatagtttaGGCTATCTAcgaatgaatgttatggggtaaaaacgacaagaatggtgacaaaggtgagtttcagtttgtacaggggtcaaaagttaaagttactccatgtttggtaaaaggtgatgcaaattattcgttgagttaatagggtttcaaaaaagaatagtttgcaccatgtgccatccatagttatgttacggggtaacatatgtcacgtcatagaatccggtggatgtcaacattgtttgaccattTCTGTGGAGACCAAgcgttcaacacaatcaaaactgttgcatttaataatcctattagctcaaccaataatttgcaccactttttaacaaaattggaggaactttaacttttgacctctgtacaaaatgaaactgacctttgtcaccattcttgctgtttttaccccataactccagaacaataATTCGCAGAtaacccaaactatacctttttggaatcattatgatcagacaaataacgtggtataggtttcaatatgagagcatttttaatttttgacccctgtgtaaatcctcaattgacctctacctggctgccttttgaaaattcaagtggcaagtgggttttttcaaaagactgtTTAAGGAgtgtttgtgccaaatttggtgcttgtttcgcCATTTGAATGATTCcattgtaaatattctgttatctgctgcactagttgtaaataacgaaaatggCTTCACCTCTGGTCACGCACGAGGAAAAATAACACAGTCCACCATGAAATGCAGTCACAGAGGCTTTCAAATGaaagtttatatatttttatatatatttttttattttttatatatgtatataaaatttttCCAAATCCCAGCATGAATCATACCCAGGTTATGTGCCGTCAATATTCCTGTTCCAGAAGCGCCTAAATTTCCAGATAACTGTGAGGAAACAAGGAATGCCTTTGCAACTCCATGTTAGCGCCTGACCGGAACCACTTCACACATGCAAAGGATCATGGGACCCTGAAGTAGTCTGTCGATGCTGGGGGGGCGGGGGGTTCTTGATGTAGTGCAAAAAAATGTATACCAACATAACAGCTATGACAAAAAGGGGaggaaaaatgtatatatatatatatatttaggttGTTTGATTATATCATGTTAAGTGTTCCTCTTACTTTGCTCAGTGCTGGAATTTTGCTTCAGATTATCAATATCACCTCCCAATCAATGATCCAGGATTACAAAATGATATCAAAGTTGAAAATTGCTACATACATCAGGCACGAATACCCTCaatttgttttacattttgaCTAAGTGCTGGGTTGTTAAAATGATCATGATGGTGTATCACTATTaaagattatgatgatgatgataaggtTTGGAAATTTAAGCTTGATATCCTTATTTTATTTCCTCTAAGAAACAATTCATTTGACATtaaatcattccagcagtacccaaagagACTTAGTACTGGAGATGTACTTCACTTTTCTTATTTCATCTGATTTTTATTTCACCTTAGGATGTGTTTCTAATGATCAGACGTCATAAAACGACCATCTTCACAGATGCCAAAGAGTCCACCACAGTCTACGAGTTAAAGCGCATCGTAGAAGGAATTTTGAAGAGGCCACCTGAAGATCAAAGGCTTTATAAGGTATATAAATCATATTAATTTTTTGTCTGCGTTGTGTACACCTGATCTCGGCGGTGAAGTGGAATTGGTCCTCATTCGTCATTGGCTGGGAGAGCTCTTGGTAAGaagaggggctgtgtgtgtttctcagtgTAGAACTGGAGTAGCGTCAAGAGAGACACTTGGCATAAAAGTGTTCCAAAGCTcaatgtggatctgtggatttacaTAGCTGTAAACATTACATAGGGGCACACAGATGCTTGATCTTTTGGGCTCCATCTTGCTGACACAAGGTATCATGTAGTGGTTACAACATGCATCATGTACACAACATACCACTTATAGTGTCCAGAACTGTAATTTTTTAATGGACATAATGTCCAATGTCCCTGACCGAACAGCCCCCccgctaaaaatcggtccaccctgccttcactgcgcatacgtcattttggagctcagcggcgtcatttctgagcatctgctgcggttcatggattatctccttgtttctgcttcaaactgcactccactcatTATCTATCTCAGgaacatatctgaagcttttgtgcaacaatcatttccacgtgaattcagcattatttcataataaaagacaggggaagtgatcagagcgcctatGTCATTTTGGAGTATCAGTAGCGAAATGAGGTGATTAtcgcctcctttctgcttaaaacggactttagaatgatttaagaggttttactttgtcatctgatggttaataatcacattattccctttgattgctttgggtgaagagagtcagactcagacatgctgctgtggtcccaaatgatggatgcgcagtgaaggcgggggggaccattcggtctgttaGACTGGCGCTTATTTTAGGCAGGCGTTAATTTTTTTCCAGATGAAGTTTTGaaccagtcattaaatgaggcagggccCGATTCAAGGTCACGCATTTAATCAAGGCAATACGCAAGTCTAATTGTTGCTGGGATTCGTCGTAGATCATGCAGCATCTCCGgcctgtaactaatccgttacataatataacagattttgtccattttatacatataactgaTTTCGATtagaacagaaaaaaaatcactggtCCACGTGAATCCATTACATGCGAGTTTTTGTGTATAATGCAGAAACATGTTGAGGTCAGGcccaaaatgtctttaaaaaaaatgacaaagaatTGAATGCCATTATTGTGATCTGTACAGTAGCATATAACATCTGGGGGTCAACTCCAGGTCTTGGTCAAAAGTCTGTAGAAAGGACCACTGGAACAGGTCTGAAATGGGGAAAGTGAAGGACACACGTAAAAGATCTCTGCTGTGCTTCGGTGGATAATGGCTGGCTGTTTTTGTTCTTCATCAGGATGATGTTCTGCTGAGCGACAGTCAAACACTCGGAAATTGTGGCTTTACAAACCAAACAGCCCGACCTCAAGCCCCAGCCACAGTGGGATTAGCTTTCAGACTGAGTGGTAAATAAGTTTGCATTTGTTCAGACACCATCACTGTTAAATCGTATACTCACTCAAGAGATAATGTTCTTCAATTTGCTTAAAAAAATGTTGGTTTTAGATGTAATCAAAATCTTAGAGGTGTATTTAAACTCTAAGCCAGGATTTTTCTACCTGGACATGTTGTTGCGTTAATACTTGATCCTTGCCATTGTCGTTCCTATTCTTCTCTCAGACGAATCCTTCGAACAGCTGAGGATCGAGGccttctccactcctccagagctccCTGACGTCATGAAGCCACAGGACTCGGGCAGCACAGCCAACGAGCAGGCTGTCCAGTGAGGACATGGGCTGAGGACGGGAGAGGGACACATCAGGGGGGTCAGCGGGAGGACGTGTTGTGGTAGGGTGGGGATGAATTGTGAGAAGTATGGCCTCAGcggttgagttttactgtactaaCAGTCGGGCGTAAACGGTTACACAGACTCCCTTTTGTAAATGTGGGGCGGGTGGTGATGAACGCATGCTAGATaactgggctttttttttttttttttttttcctcttttcccgCAAGATCCTTCCGAGACGCGTGATGGACATGTCATGACACTGTCAGTCACCGATGTGCTTGATAAAGGCTGAATACAAGTAATTGTACCTCATATTTAAGTCATTCTAGTTTTCATTTCATATCAGGCTGTTACTGCCTTATGTTTTTAaatcattattgttgttattcTTTCTGGTATTTGTGTTGCCACAGTCCACAGAAATCACTGTTTGGTTACAAGTTCGGTTTTTGAAAACTCTTCAAATCTGTACAGCatctttaatctgtgagcagcagagagctgctgTCAGATGCTTCAGGATCTTCAGGTGAGACAggataaatgtaatttttttttccccattaaatATTTATGAATTGGATTACATTTCTTCTTATTTGCgttggatgaatttactgtgcagctcctcttttttttttttcttttatgtcaGACTCCCTTCAATATTTTGCCTGTTAAGTTTTGTGCAAATGACATCTCCTGAAACTTCACTCTGTACAGGTTAAAAATCATTGTACACAGTGTCACTGTTTTATGGACATCTAatctgtgaaattttacacaTTCATTTAAAACAACTTTTGTCATAAGTTGTCTCTGCAGGAGACTGATCTCATACGATGACAGTGATTCAACATCAGTGTGGTTTGGAACATTTTCACATTTAGGTTCATACTGAGGAAGAAAAACATGACCGCCTCACACACAGAGATCATGTTGAGggggctgaccacacctcctgcacagagcagGAGACTAAAGCCTGATTGATGCTGCTGCTATCTCCATAGTGTCGCAGAGCCCTCTACGTCTTTGTGAACCCTTTTGGAGTCCCTTTCTGTAGCCTGACATGCAACTCCCAAAAATTGAAACTGTACATTGAAGCAACGGAGACCGCATGGGCTGGGATTGGTCACGTTTACGTGTTCGTTCCTCCCTCTTCTGTCAGTTGTTGCAGTACTCACGACGATtatatttcaatcatggatcaaatagaggaatgtttggcagaaaaagtctgcaaatatgaccaactttacaagacAGAGTTGAAAAACTAcagagatgctcaaatgacctgcagttcatggagggaaattaaaTGCAATGTTGGTTAAGAggatgatgattgtataaagaagtggaggttGTTGGGGAacaatttggttaaaaaaaaaaaaaaaaaagaccagtaGCAGTGGCGATGCTGGCAGAAAGACCGTGTGTTGTTCTTAGTGCCCACAACTATTCCGCCAGTAAATTGCATTGAGACACCCACCAATGAAACTAATGAAAGGGTCACACCCACGTTAATGTGACTGTGTGGTTATGGAGTTGCAGAGGCATAAATCAGGTTTAAAGGGACAGTCTGTGGACATGAGCAGCTCTCCGAAGTGTCGGTGACTTGGGGAAACAAATGCACACATCACGTGTGTATAATTGTACCATTTGCTAACTGTTCTGTGACCCCACCCGCCATGTGtgtacatgtacagtagtgttcagaataagagtagtgctatgtgactaaaaatattaatccaggttttgagtatatttcttgttacatgggaaacaaggcaccagtagattctcacaaatccaacaagaccaagcattcatgatatgcactagggtggtccataaaaatggtcaaatttttttcaaaaaacttcaagtctcaccctctaaatttgttgtacctaacataaaaacacatgtacaatttcataaaactctaatttttactggtagcacacagcccttaaagattttgctcgcaataactttgtcatatagtatgtcatttccagatatttccaaattctttctgtcagtttaatattgatatgtcaggacagaaattatggcaatacattggaaaatcaaatcttcatatcccataaaatagttaacactaaaatatgaattgtgagatgcagttcttctcgtacatgtatcatgctcctacaatacctacatactggggtagtgaagattttgtaacaaacattgcattttcattttattgatgaaatactgtttcattattgataaatgtaaataagtctatgctttatatatttccacatatattttgatctagctccaaacaataatattctttatgccttgcagtacttaatattcaaaaatgtatgaatcagcacaagaaccaattatacagctgtgtaacataagagaacatcctttacatgataatgatatttaagttgcttgcatcatgaccaagacttgctgccgtttcagtcagaatataggtggcacttctgtctgttgttttggtcctatccaatgctgctgcaagtcctggtgttacaacagctttaattttactggctttttgtggcactggcataacaaattcttcatctggactttctgtgttctcttcactctggctggagacagtgtcaggtagtgagacattagatggtccaggctcctccagtttctctttgtattttgcttctgcagctttacttttttctgctctttgttctttggcagtttgtattttatctatgcctgtcatgcatccccttctacctttctctcgctgagcaagtaggaactgtctgtcatcttcaaactttatcattgttaggacatcctgatgtgccatgtcaaacaagtcctccaaagattcacaaaacactgtttcatctttcttctgcttgtctgtattgcgattcttggtctttttcaatgttttccattttccgaacaccttttctaactttgtgatcagatgctgctttgccctcagtgggattctagctctctcccaaaaaggaattgccatgtctatagaggtcacagcagcatcatggacagttttcttcaaatcagtgtgtttgaagaaaaataccttgagtatttgcccatttgagggcaatttgtttccctttatttcagttggtggaaccaataaggtatacaaatgttctacttctagtagctgacatgttttactgaagtttccagttaatggttaagcatgttaagtcagcaagtgtctctttttacatttatctcatgttagattcaccatcaccaaagatctgaaagaaaagaagctgtgaattgaagcaaaattttcagcttgtagcctaaaataacatttttgaaagtatgttgtttgtgagaaatatttaaacccaggtacagttttaaattgaatataaaattatacttaagttacactcaggtggttaacttctatcctctttataagtgatgtgattagatacttctaatcttcacttagcctggaaaaagagtctgttgctctataaaaaaaagccctccgtaaagctaggacatctttctactcatcactaattgaagaaaataagaacaaccccaggtttcttttcagcactgtagccaggctgacaaagagtcagagctctattgagctgagtattccattaactttaactagtaatgacttcatgactttctttgctaacaaaattttaactattagagaaaaaattactcataaccatcccaaagacgtatcgttatctttggctgctttcagtgatgccggtatttggttagactctttctctccgattgttctgagttattttcattagttacttcatccaaaccatcaacatgtttattagaccccattcctaccaggctgctcaaggaagccctaccattatttaatgcttcgatcttaaatatgatcaatctatctttgttagttggctatgtaccacaggcttttaaggtggcagtaattaaaccattacttaaaaagccatcacttgacccagctatcttagctaattataggccaatctccaaccttccttttctctcaaaaattcttgaaagggtagttgtaaaacagctaactgatcatctgcagaggaatggtctatttgaagagtttcagtcaggttttagaattcatcatagtacagaaacagcattagtgaaggttacaaatgatcttatggcctcggacagtggactcatctctgtgcttgttctgttagacctcagtgctgcttttgatactgttgaccataaaattttattacagagattagagcatgccataggtattaaaggcactgcgctgcggtggtttgaatcatatttgtctaatagattacaatttgttcatgtaaatggggaatcttcttcacagactaaagttaattatggagttccacaaggttctgtgctaggaccaattttattcactttatacatgctttccttaggcagtattattagacggtattgcttaaattttcattgttacgcagatgatacccagctttatctatccatgaagccagaggacacacaccaattagctaaactgcaggattgtcttacagacataaagacatggatgacctctaatttcctgcttttaaactcagataaaactgaagttattgtacttggccccacaaatcttagaaacatggtgtctaaccagatccttactgtggatggcattaccctgacctctagtaatactgtgagaaatcttggagtcatttttgatcaggatatgtcattcaaagcgcatattaaacaaatatgtaggactgcttttttgcatttacgcaatatctctaaaatcagaaaggtcttgtctcagagtgatgctgaaaaactaattcatgcatttatttcctctaggctggactactgtaattcattattatcaggttgtcctaaaagttccctaaaaagccttcagttaattcaaaatgctgcagctagagtactgacggggactagaaggagagagcatatctcacccatattggcctctcttcattggcttcctgttaattctagaatagaatttaaaattcttcttcttacttataaggttttgaataatcaggtcccatcttatcttagggacctcgtagtaccatatcaccccaatagagcgcttcgctctcagactgcaggcttacttgtagttcctagggtttgtaagagtagaatgggaggcagagccttcagctttcaggctcctctcctgtggaaccagctcccaattcagatcagggagacagacaccctctctacttttaagattaggcttaaaactttcctttttgctaaagcttatagttagggctggatcaggtgaccctgaaccatcccttagttatgctgctatagacgtagactgctggggggttcccatgatgcactgtttctttctctttttgctctgtatgcgccactctgcatttaatcattagtgatcgatctctgctcccctccacagcatgtctttttcctggttctctccctcagccccaaccagtcccagcagaagactgcccctccctgagcctggttctgctggaggtttcttcctgttaaaagggagtttttccttcccactgtagccaagtgcttgctcacagggggtcgttttgaccgttggggttttacataattattgtatggccttgccttacaatataaagcgccttggggcaactgtttgttgtgatttggcgctatataaaaaattgattgattgattgatactggataatggataacctattgcacgggcactcgggcagcgataattgatatatttacaaccttcagctatgatgtgctacctctaaatattaatgtatgacaaaaatatttggcaggctttcttttttcccaaagcatcataaaatgaaggggtgagagtaatgaatttccaacttttatttttttgaaccaccctaatattcacactcttaaggctatgaaaattgggctattagtaaaaaaaaagtagaaaagggggtgttcacaataatagtagcaacatctgcgaggcattaattttgttggtttggaaccaagattttgctggtttactagtgtgcttggggtcattgtcttgttgaaacacccatttcaagggtatgtcctcttcagcataaggcaacatgacctcttcaagtattttgacatatccaaactgatccatgatacctggtatgtgatatataggcccaacaccatagtaggagaaacatgcccatatcatgatgcttgcaccaccatggttcactgtctgcactgtgaactgtggcttgaattcagagtttgggggtcgtctcacaaactgtctgcggcccttggacccaaaaagaacaattttattctcatcagtccacaaaatattcctccatttctctttaggccagttgatgtgttctttggcaaattgtaacctcttctgcacgtcttttatttaacagagggactttgcgggggattcttgcaaataaattagcttcacataggcgtcttctgtcacagcacttacaggtaactccagactgtctttgatcatcctggagctgatcaatgggtgagcctttgccattctggttattcttctgtccattttgatggttgtttccgttttcttccacgcatctgtttttttttttttttttttttgtccattttaaagcattggagatcattgtagatgaacagcctataattttttgcacctgcgtataagttttcccctctccaatcaactttttaatcaaactacgctgttcttctgaacaatgtcttgaatgtcccattttcctcaggctttcaaagagaaaagcatgttcaacaggtgctggcttcatccttaaataggggacacctgattcacacctgtttgttccacaaaactgacgaactcactgactgaatgccacactactattattgtgaacacccccttttctacttttttttttactaataacccaatttcatacccttaagagtgtgcatatcatgaatgcttggtcttgttggatttgtgagaatctactgaatctactggtaccttgtttcccatgtaacaataagaaatatactcaaaacctggattaatctttttagtcacatagcactactattattctgaacactactgtatatatatatgtaatcaatttgcaaaacctcataaaacgtttttcacattgtcactgTGAGAATTTTTAGGGGGAAAaattttttctccattttggaataaggctgttatataaataatgaatgattgaGTTCAATGGTTCGAATATTTCATAAGgtgataccattcaactcggctccgcctcattgaatggtatgttccagctttgaccgaacattcattatttgttttatataatggctaaaatagatccttgtcatttgatattttattaatttataaacaacattaaagggacttacattttggtgttccactgctgctaaagtccaaattgtaatctgtcgtccagtgatgctgtgcactgatttcggacttccataaaaagtgtgtagttcctcagtccagccaaaaatcacgtcagcattTCAAGTGAACAGGTCtttatgcatccagacggcttacagcagagtggattttgtgtgtgtgtgtgttacaagaattagtagCATTAGTTAGCGCACTCAAATCATTGTGTCGCCGTCCCccaagcgcgcacacacacgtaaCCAGGTTGacacttgtgcgtgcgtgtactaccaaaaaaagactgtgtacgtcctcagggcagcgcaaaaaaaaaaaaaaatcacagcagaaatgagtccagcttttcatttcttcctgccaacagcctccagacagcacagtggatttgttttgtgtgtgcgcgcgcatgcatATGCAGGCATGAGCATGTGTGGGCGCGCATACACACACGTGTTCAACCACGTGGGCAGGCAGGCACTcggacgtgcgtgtgtgtgtgcagagtgcaatggtaccaaacgtatggaacaagacgcactctaaatgcaatgcaacacaaatggga from the Thalassophryne amazonica chromosome 16, fThaAma1.1, whole genome shotgun sequence genome contains:
- the elob gene encoding elongin-B, coding for MDVFLMIRRHKTTIFTDAKESTTVYELKRIVEGILKRPPEDQRLYKDDVLLSDSQTLGNCGFTNQTARPQAPATVGLAFRLSDESFEQLRIEAFSTPPELPDVMKPQDSGSTANEQAVQ